One Betta splendens chromosome 5, fBetSpl5.4, whole genome shotgun sequence genomic window, ggagcgagagagagtcCGACAGAAGTACGGCGGTGGGTGGTGTCTGCGACGCTCCGAGCCCCAGAGCCGACTCAGAGGTCAGACGAGGGGGgtaagaggagggagaggggggggggtgctataAGATAACAGGTCTAACTGGAACTATAAGGTCCTTAAAAGCATGTCTTCTTAGACAAATATAGAGACAAATCGCACTAATTGTACCCTAATTACAGAATTTATTTCACTGCTACTATTGTACTATTGTCACAGGAAACTGGGATAAACTGCTTTTTCAACCGTTTGCATATGATAGACACCAGTCCATGGACTTTGGTGTGAACTCTCAGGTGAAGAGTAACCGACCTGACtcttcacagacaaacactgttgCCTCTTCAGATCAACCAGGTGTGTTTCGCTCGTCCCTGCGCACGACCAAGTTATGAAGCAGCAGGACGttaaaaggaaaaggagaacgacacagagacaggaacaaatgttaaaaatgaacCAGGGCTGGATATACTTTAGAATGAGATTTTAGGACATTTCAGACTCACAATAACCAGATAAATAATTGAGGTTTTCTATCGTTCCTCATATTTCTCGGCAGGGTTGGTTTAGATGTTTCAGGGACAGACGATATCTAAATAGTCCTTTTACCGTAACACTCGGTCAACCAGTCTCTTACAGCCCAAGTGTAACAAGTATCTGACTTCAGAACCAGCTGCGCTCACTTTATTGGTTCATTGTTAATATTTAACTGGGTAAAGATGTTGGTGAGCGTTATCCATTGTGGGGTTAAACAATTGGATTTAGGTGTGAATCCAAAAAAATATTGGATGTGCAAAAATCACAGGTTTGAGCTTTTGCATAAGACACTTGGCtttaatatgaataaaaaaagcaaaaatgcaATGAGAATTCTGAATTGTCACATAATCAgagttttgttgttgcttgtctTGTTGTTTGGCCTCTTCTAAGGAGAAAAATGaccctcctgcttcatcctggCTGCATGTCTTCATGCTCACGTCACCCAACAACGGGGGCTGGCGGAGATGGAAGCAGCAGAACATTACCACCACATGGTAACATCTTGGACACAGCAGAGCTCAGGACTCACAATTAAATCCAGGCTACACATGGTTTGACTTAAGGGAAAGTATGATGGACTGTGAAACCTACAGACAAATAAGCAGGTATGACTGAAGAACCGACCAAAACATTTACATGGACTGAAACAAACGCTGATACTTTCGTACTGAGTTGACACCATGTTGGAATGTTGAAAGTAAACTTGCTTATGTAACATTAAAcatgtggtttaaaaaaaaaaaaagaatacggGAAAAGAAGAGTCTGATATGAAAGTGAGGAATTCCAAACGGTCATCTAATGTTTAGTGATTGAGGACTTCCCGTCCCAAAGGAACGAGCATGATTACAGAGCtacaacacaacaaaagcagcCGCGTGCACCAAATGGAGAGGATTCATCCCACTGAAGGGCGTTATCCTTTATCTATTGTTAAATAACCAAAGGAAACCTGCCCCACCCCATGTGCGTGGGGCAGGTCCAGGTTCCcaaaagcagcaggtgatgttGGGAGTCGGGCCGAACAGGTGACATGTCCCCTGCGGTGGGAGTTCAGGCAGAAAAGGGAGGTTTCATGAGGGCCCCACATCCAAAGCGGTCCCTGGTTCTAACGACCAATAGGACTCTTCATGACATAGTttagagcagacagagcagaaagacATGCTCTGAACCCAACCCATCCGTCCAAAAACCGGACCAGCCGGCTCCAGGAGCACAGCGTGGACGCGAGCACCGTCCGTCACGCGTGTCGCACGCTAACATGCTGCACACATGTtcagtcagcgtgtgtgtgtggaggcctgataagtttgtttttgtatttatctGTTGCACGTGGAACAGGACAGACTATTGACCCTCGCCCCACAGGCCTGTCATCTTACAATATACAGTTGCTGCTTTAAAGATTATATTTACTCCTATCAGTTATTATAATGACAGTTTAAATTATATTGTTTTTTGATATTGACCTTTTCCTGTTTTGCACTTTAAGGTTGATTTCAAAACATTTTCCCCAACTGGACTAGTGCtcagtgtttgtgcgtgtgtgtgggtggctgATATCGGGTACAGTGGGTGGGGAGTGGTTACAGTAGGTGGGGGGTGGGTGTGGGTTATAAAATGTGGGCAAATCCCAATTGGTATGtgtgacagggagagagagagcgagagagagagagagatagagagagagagatagagagagagacacacacacacacacactcgtacacGCGGAGGAGAAGTCAGACGAGAGATTgcaagcagcaggaagcacactTGCCTGTGGACTCTTCTTAAAGGGAACCTCAGCTGCACTTTCGCTGACGTACGGCAAAAGACAAAGGGCTTTAATCAGAGCGGAGGACGACGACATGAAGGACTTGGCAGAACTTGGAGCGTCTCAGCAGAAAGGAGTTAAAGTAGCGCGGCCCAAAGTTTGGCTGAAGAGTGAAGCGGTTCGCGTGGGACTTGCTGAATCCCTCTGCACATATGTCATGATGGTAAGTGTCCTTCAGCTGTGTGGCATCAATACTCACACTATCTACAACCACCGCGTGTCATTAATTATTACTGTCACGCTCTTGACGGCGATAACGCGCTCTCTCTCCTGAGGACGCGAGCGTGTTTCCCGGTCACATGACAGGGGTCCCGGGCGCCGATTGGCCGGATGGAGTGGGTGACCCGCGTGGGTGAAGTGGGTGTTACCAGAGGTCAGACTCGGGGCCACGCGAGTCACGTGTTGTCAGTCAGCTGTTGGGCTCAACGCCAGCACTCAGAACACTGGGtggactgtaaacacacagacgcatggCGCAAACACACGCTGTAGATAAACATGTGTCTGTTCGGAGGCCGGGAATCGGACTCACTCTTGACCTGAATACGCGTGACTGTTGCAGGGGGCCCGtgcttttcctgtttcctgaaCGACCGGATTTGCTGACTCAGCATTGTCAGCGTGACCACATCCTCCGTTATCGGGCCGTGACCTTGTTGCGCTTCTCATCCTAAAATGGTCCAGGTTCTAATGGGCTGTAGTCACCCCTtggcttcctgtgtgtgcaggtgtttggTCTGGGGTCCGTGGCGCAGGTAGAGACAGGACAAGGGGCCTTCGGAGAGTACCTCAGCATAAACCTGGGCTTTGGCCTGGGCGTCGCTATGGGGGTGCACGTCGGGGGGAAAGTCTCAGGTGCGTGGAACCGCTGAGCTCACACCTCCTCACGGTTCATCCGAGTGGCTCACGTGCTGCGTCTCTCCACCAGGGGCTCACATGAACGCAGCCGTGTCCCTCGCCATGTGCACATACGGGCGTCTGGCGTGGAGGATGCTGCCTGTCTACGTCTGTGCCCAGCTGATGGGATCCTTTCTGGCGGCAGGGACAATTTATGCCGTCTATTACGGTGGGAGCGCGGGACACGTTGAACCGTCCTAAAACCTATgcacactgtaaaacacacatgaaaATCAACCATAAATGTCTCAACTTTATGTGCATGGAGCACTAATACATGTTCTGTAATCAAATCGTGTTAAACCTAAGCcaataaaatgctgctgcagagaaaacaagctTGTGGTGAATGAAAACTAAGCGTGACTTCTGTGCGTCTCTGTTTGGGACATGGCAGAAGCCATCCATGATTACTGTggaggaaacctgacggtgaGCGGGGAAAAGGCCACCGCCGGCATCTTTGCCACCTACCCTGCACCGTATCTCTCTCTGCTGGCTGGATTCTTTGACCAGGTACTTTTGGAGCTGGACTGCAGATGAGTAGCTGCGGATGAGGAGCCTCCGATGATCACGCGTCCCCGTGCGTTTCACGCTGTCTTGCTGTGACATCTCCAGGTGGTGGGCACTGCAATGCTTCTGCTGTGCCTGATGGCTCTGTCCGACCAGAGGAACAAACCGGCCGCCGTGGGCAGCGAGCCGGTTGCAGTGggtctgctggtgctgctcattgGCATTTCTCTGGGAAGCAACAGTGGCTACGCTATCAACCCCACCAGAGACATCGCACCCAGGGTCTTCACTGCCGTAGCTGGCTGGGGGGCGGACGTGTTCAGGTACGCGGTCAACATTTCCACGTGGAATGTGCTGAGAGTTTCTCTTTCTACTGCTCTGCGTATGCCTGTTTTCTGAATCACACAGGTTTGGAAACGGGTGGTGGTGGGTGCCTCTCGTTGCGCCCCCCATTGGAGGGGTGTTAGGCGCTGGGCTATACAAGGCCTTTGTGGAAATGCACCATCAACCCATCTCCGGACAGCTTGAGAGGGGGTTACAAGAGGAGAGCGCCCCTCTGGAGAAACAACAGCACACCTCtgtgaatgtatgtgtgtgacaaCACCAACGAGGTGACacaatgtaaatgtgtaaaactgACTTTCAAGACCTGTTTtccctttaaaaaaatattttttctttctttcaatttgtaaatcacttaaaaCTAAAACTTCAGACCTGCCCAAAACTTTGAAGCATTTAATTATCAGGATTTTAACCTTTTAAATGCCAGTTGTCATATTTAAAGTATTGCTCATTTTTTATGCAAAATaactaaacaaaaccaaagctaACCCTCCATAAACTAAATAGCAAGAGGATGGGGTTTTGGCGGTGGTTAGAGTCTTAGAAAGGAGAAATATGAATTGATAAGATAAGAAATAGATAACATAAGAAATTGGTTTGATTGCATTAGTATTTTTATATGGTGCCAGATGCGCCCTCTGGAGACCCTCGTGGCCAAAAATGCCCCATAGGCTTCAatgtaaattatgttttttaatcTTCCTGCCACTACACAATATTCGACATTTCTATTGTATTTCACCAGATTAGGGTGAAACAAAAGCGTTAAAGATCGCTAGCTCATTATTCAGTTAAGTTAATTATAGcaactaaaacaaaaaacaacaaaaaggcaaaaacaaaactagagCCATTTTACTGGCATTTATATATCATTGTTTTATTGAGGCAATAGCAGTTCATTCAATTTTGTTATTATCCCAAATCCTACAGGGGTCCAGATACACAGCTTGACATTAACAGTAAATGtgcctttaaaaaataaacagtcTACTGTCTAAAGACAGTAGAAATTAGCCCATTGCACATTAAAAGTGCCACTAAACTAAGGTTTAGGCACTTTCCAACAATCCATTGCACAGAAGCCTAGAATCAGAAGTATATATTATTAGAATCACTGCTAAACACCACAATTTACACTTAAGAGCTTGTCCGTAGAACCAATAATACAGATTTAGTAATTGTGTTACTTTGATTGCTCAAAGCTGTTTAGCTTTACATATACTTACATATAACATACAATATGTTAATGACTGAATGTTTAATACAAAAGCTTTGAGGCACTGTTTGAAGACCAGTGCTGGTTTCCACTGCAGCATGCATCATTTACAGTATAGTGAATCACTGGTTCTTATTTTCTGTATAATCACCTGTAAAATGATTCCAGCTGTGAAAGTATGTGAACTGCCTTTTTCTGTTGGCTTTACAATCACAATCAAACCTCTAATGACTTTGGATATTATTGCTGGAGTATACATTCACATGAAATGTTTACAGGCCAAAGTAAACCAAACATAgtcataatgaaaacatttacacactgtAAAGGGTAGAGAAAGATTGGTTATAGAAGTGTTACAATCTGTTACTGCGTCAGTATTGTCTGTGCTATGTCACCAACACATTTCCGTTTTCTAAATTGATTGGTAGAAATGATTTTAACCAGGAGGTGTCACTAGTGAACACTGAGTTAAATGAGGCTGTGAATAATGAATCAGTTGCAGATGTtacgctgcagcttcagcaagcctcatttaccttcactgatgcTCAGCAGCAAAAGGTGAATAAAACTGCATCATAAATAAGGTGAGAAGCACTTTTCATGTGCTACGTGATCATGCGTTTAAACAGGAAAACTAGAAACTAGATGTGCATCTATTTATTTTAAGATAATCAGATTTATCAAACTTTTAAACAACATTGAGTGCACAGCAGTTGAGTCCAGCCAGTGACGAAACCGCTGATGGTTCAGATTCATTCAGATCATGAATGACTAAAAAGCTTTGTCAAAGGGAAACTTACCGCTTTGGCCCACTGTGTCTCCCTGCACTGCCTTGGCTCTTGGCAGTGTTCCCTAAGCTGGACTGTGTGGACTGCTTCTTCTTGGGGGCAGACACTTTGGCTTTGCCTTTGAAGGCCTTTATAGGGTCTAGCTTGTTAATATAAGAATCTCCTGCTGGATCAGCTGGACTGAGTTCACAACTAAAGGTCAAGGGTTGGTACAGAGATGCCCACTgctggagagagaaaaagataTAGATAGTTTAAGAAAACGTATATAGTTATGTGCCAAAAAAGCAGAGGGCCGAAAAAAAAATGTAGCCACATTCCTACCAGCTATGAAATTTACCATGTCACCTTTGTACACATTCATTTACTGCACAAATCCTGAAATCTCTAAATAGACTGTGAATATTCTATTTTAGACAATGAGCTTAAACATGTCTATGTGTTGTGTTATGTGTATATAATTAAGTATTATAGCATAATGTAAAGGGaacagaataaatgaaatgcaTTGTCTACAAATTACATGACTTCAAATTTTGTTAATGTCACAAAAGCCTGTAACACAACTTCAGTATGCTATTAAAAAACACATGGTTTCgagtgtggaaaatgtgatgtcTTAACTGCTGCTACCTTGGCCTGTGGGCTGGGGCCGTATGGGGTGAAGGCATACTGCCACTCAGGCAGACCAAGGTGGGTGATCATCAGTCGGTAGTAGGAGGTGAAAGTTGTCGTTAAAAAATGCCAGCACAAAGAACGATCAATGAACCACATTTCACTCTGCTGAGCTACAACACCTGTGAAACACAAAGCAAGCTTCACAATAATCCAGAATAATTAGACGACAAATGGAGAGTATTTTCCTCTTTTTacaacaaacaccaaacaacaacacattaaataaaaacctGGAGTGCAGTTTTTGTAGACTAGACAAACTTTGCCATTCCCACCACATGAATCCAGCTCGAATATGCGGCTCCGGGAGTCAAAGTGGGGTGCTGCAGGAGCACGGGCTGACCCTGGTTGAAGATGCAATGAGTATtgaataaatatgtattttgaCATCAACCCTTGTTTCATTAGCATGATTTCTGCACAACTGAACACGCGCAAACACACTTAAACTTAACTTGGCACACTGTAATTGCTGAGCTGTGCCTACGGGACGAGTGAGTTTTACCACTTTCTGAGCTGCTCTCCTCCCAGTCCAAGTCGGCCAGCGATGGAGCATTTGGAAGAGAGAAAAGTGTCGCTGGTCGGAGCAGTGGGCACAGCCTGGCTACGCTGTTGATCATCATGTGTCCTAAGGGAACACGCTCATCTGATGGACAGGaataaaggaaggaaggatgtgatgtgatgtgactaAGATATGACATAGCCTTGACAGCACCATTTGGGTTTAGtatattaatactaatatactatattatattatatactatatatactaaATATGGTATacagtattagtattattaagGAACATAGGCTTGCTTACTGTCCAGTTTAACGCTCCAAGTTAGTGTGAATCCATCAGTTGTCAGATAGAAATCTCGCAGGTCTTCTGGTAATATACAAGTGTTTTTCTGGGGAAGAAATACGGCTGGTTTGTTATAAAGGTAACAGTTACTAAGTCCCAGACCTTGACATCCATGAAGTGATTCTGTGCACCTGTTCCCACGATAACAGGTTCCTCTTCTCTGCAGGCTCCCTCTCCGCGAAACGCACATCGACCACGCCGGGCATGTTTTCTGGTGCAACAGGGACATTTAATAACACGCATTATAACACGCGACATGTTTGCTACTGTAGCTAACACCAACGACCGTATCATTTGCTGTTTTTAGAGTAAGAACCGCATGAATACACACCGAGTATTCGAGTAATGCCGAGCGTGAGCCTCTCAGCAACGCCTTTAAACGCCAAGTT contains:
- the aqp7 gene encoding aquaporin-7, yielding MKDLAELGASQQKGVKVARPKVWLKSEAVRVGLAESLCTYVMMVFGLGSVAQVETGQGAFGEYLSINLGFGLGVAMGVHVGGKVSGAHMNAAVSLAMCTYGRLAWRMLPVYVCAQLMGSFLAAGTIYAVYYEAIHDYCGGNLTVSGEKATAGIFATYPAPYLSLLAGFFDQVVGTAMLLLCLMALSDQRNKPAAVGSEPVAVGLLVLLIGISLGSNSGYAINPTRDIAPRVFTAVAGWGADVFRFGNGWWWVPLVAPPIGGVLGAGLYKAFVEMHHQPISGQLERGLQEESAPLEKQQHTSVNVCV
- the tpgs2 gene encoding tubulin polyglutamylase complex subunit 2, producing the protein MEEIKDNLAFKGVAERLTLGITRILENMPGVVDVRFAEREPAEKRNLLSWEQKNTCILPEDLRDFYLTTDGFTLTWSVKLDNERVPLGHMMINSVARLCPLLRPATLFSLPNAPSLADLDWEESSSESGSARAPAAPHFDSRSRIFELDSCGGNGKVCLVYKNCTPGVVAQQSEMWFIDRSLCWHFLTTTFTSYYRLMITHLGLPEWQYAFTPYGPSPQAKQWASLYQPLTFSCELSPADPAGDSYINKLDPIKAFKGKAKVSAPKKKQSTQSSLGNTAKSQGSAGRHSGPKRLLCNGLLESA